In the Quercus lobata isolate SW786 chromosome 5, ValleyOak3.0 Primary Assembly, whole genome shotgun sequence genome, one interval contains:
- the LOC115991156 gene encoding uncharacterized protein LOC115991156, which yields MNSYVYNTVDELKESIKAMFGTIEIRPQESYLGLPSLVGRSKSNTFTNLKQRVANKVSSWKEKLLTTAGKEIQIKAVAQAVPSYSMSCFLLLKKLCDELTSLVRQFWWGQVKDEKKLAWLSWDKLCIPKEMGGMGFRDLRMFNLVLLAKQGWRLQTNSTSLFARLFKAKYFPHCSFLEANLGRHPSYAWRSIMAA from the coding sequence ATGAATTCATATGTATATAACACAGTTGATGAGTTAAAGGAGTCAATCAAGGCAATGTTCGGTACAATTGAGATTCGGCCTCAAGAATCCTATCTTGGGCTACCATCCTTGGTGGGCCGGTCAAAAAGCAATACTTTTACCAATTTAAAACAGAGGGTCGCAAACAAAGTGTCGAGTTGGAAGGAAAAACTCTTGACGACTGCTGGTAAGGAAATTCAGATCAAAGCGGTTGCACAAGCAGTACCGTCTTACTCCATGTCATGTTTTCTCTTGCTGAAGAAATTATGTGATGAGCTCACTTCCTTGGTTCGACAGTTCTGGTGGGGTCAGGTTAAAGATGAGAAAAAGCTAGCTTGGTTAAGCTGGGATAAGCTGTGCATACCAAAGGAAATGGGCGGCATGGGGTTCAGGGACTTAAGGATGTTCAATTTAGTGCTTTTGGCAAAGCAAGGATGGAGGTTACAAACCAACTCTACTTCCTTGTTTGCCCGATTGTTTAAGGCGAAGTATTTTCCCCACTGCTCTTTCTTGGAGGCAAATTTAGGCCGCCACCCCTCCTATGCTTGGCGAAGCATTATGGCGGCCTAA
- the LOC115989171 gene encoding putative receptor-like protein kinase At4g00960: MQKYRVTIIMSTSRLSLFFFYAILIFLVNNPTINAQRDPYVLHMCSTTGNVTSNSTFRANLNTLISTLSSNTQIDYGFYNFTAGEGTNKVYATGLCRVDLSPTDCRSCVNMSAHELLQLCPTQKEGVMWYMNCTARYSNNSIFGVMETKPTRALTGADVSNLTEFNAVLKPLFYDLRVRASAGGIFRKIAVGTAYYKSDNHTIYGLMQCSPDLLEMDCSNCLVAAQSSFQVCCSNHSGVRILAPSCNLRIETEQFYDSTLVQSPPSLSPPPSKGKGSNSSKTIIAIVVVVVILVVIIICICISLRVRKQRKKAKTVDEISSTESLHFDFPTIRVATDNFSDANKLGQGGFGVVYKGRLSNGQEIAVKRLSQGSGQGDLEFKNEILLVAKLQHRNLVKLRGFCLEGCERLLIYEFVPNGSLDQVIFDPTKRAYLDWQRRYKIIEGIARGLLYLHEDSRLRIIHRDLKTSNVLLDDEMNPKIADFGMARLVILDQTHSNTNRIVGTYGYMAPEYAYHGHFSVKSDVFSFGVLVLEMICGQKNGYFLNEENREDLLTYAWTNWRNMTASNIIDPTLGVGSTTEIIRCIHIGLLCVQENATDRPTMASVVLMLNSNSISLSVPSRPAFFIHSNVEPDSQSDQSILLASTNDASITVLHPR; the protein is encoded by the exons ATGCAAAAATACAGAGTGACAATAATAATGAGCACTTCAAGATtatcacttttcttcttctatgCCATTCTCATTTTCCTTGTTAATAATCCCACCATTAATGCGCAGAGAGATCCCTACGTGCTTCACATGTGTTCAACTACTGGTAACGTTACTAGTAACAGTACCTTTAGAGCAAACCTTAATACCCTCATCTCCACTCTTTCTTCCAACACACAAATCGATTATGGGTTCTACAATTTCACTGCCGGAGAGGGCACCAACAAAGTTTACGCCACTGGGCTTTGTAGAGTTGATCTTTCACCAACTGATTGCCGTAGTTGTGTCAACATGTCAGCTCACGAGCTCTTACAGTTGTGTCCAACACAGAAAGAGGGTGTCATGTGGTACATGAATTGTACAGCTCGATACTCAAACAACTCGATATTTGGTGTTATGGAAACTAAACCTACTCGAGCTCTTACAGGTGCTGATGTCTCGAACTTGACTGAGTTCAACGCGGTGTTAAAACCCTTATTTTATGACCTGAGAGTTAGAGCTTCAGCTGGAGGTATTTTTCGCAAGATTGCAGTTGGAACTGCGTACTATAAAAGTGACAACCATACGATCTACGGGCTTATGCAGTGTAGTCCTGATTTGTTAGAAATGGATTGTAGTAATTGCTTAGTTGCAGCTCAAAGCAGTTTTCAAGTTTGCTGTAGTAACCATTCTGGAGTGAGAATTCTTGCACCAAGCTGTAATTTAAGAATAGAGACCGAACAATTCTATGACAGCACTCTTGTTCAATCTCCACCGTCATTATCTCCTCCGCCTTCAAAAG GAAAGGGGAGTAACTCATCTAAAACTATCATCGCCATAGTTGTGGTGGTGGTCATTCTCGTTGTAATAATCATCTGCATCTGCATCTCTTTAAGGGTGAGGaagcaaagaaagaaagctAAAA CAGTGGATGAAATTAGCAGTACTGAATCCTTGCATTTCGATTTTCCAACAATTAGAGTTGCTACAGATAACTTTTCTGATGCAAATAAACTTGGGCAAGGCGGATTTGGTGTTGTTTATAAG GGTAGGCTCTCCAATGGACAAGAAATTGCTGTCAAAAGGCTATCCCAGGGTTCTGGACAAGgtgatttagaatttaagaaTGAGATATTGTTAGTTGCTAAGCTTCAACATCGGAATTTAGTTAAGCTACGAGGTTTCTGCTTGGAAGGATGTGAAAGGCTTCTGATTTATGAGTTTGTGCCAAATGGAAGCCTCGATCAAGTTATATTTG ATCCTACAAAACGTGCATATTTGGATTGGCAAAGGCGTTACAAAATCATAGAAGGCATTGCTCGAGGTCTTCTTTACCTTCATGAAGATTCTAGACTTCGCATCATTCATCGTGATCTCAAAACTAGTAATGTTTTGCTAGATGATGAGATGAATCCCAAAATTGCAGATTTCGGCATGGCAAGATTGGTTATACTAGATCAAACCCATAGTAATACAAATAGAATCGTCGGGACATA TGGATATATGGCTCCAGAGTATGCATATCATGGACACTTCTCAGTAAAGTCTGATGTCTTCAGTTTTGGCGTGTTAGTTCTTGAAATGATATGCGGACAAAAAAACGGTTACTTCCTTAATGAAGAAAATAGGGAGGATCTTCTTACTTAT GCATGGACAAATTGGAGGAACATGACAGCTTCAAACATTATAGATCCCACATTAGGGGTTGGTTCAACAACAGAGATAATCCGATGCATTCACATTGGATTATTATGTGTTCAAGAAAATGCAACTGATAGACCAACCATGGCTTCAGTCGTTCTAATGCTTAATAGCAACTCTATCAGCTTATCAGTACCTTCACGACCTGCATTTTTTATACACAGCAACGTTGAACCAGATTCGCAGTCAGATCAATCTATTCTACTAGCCTCAACAAATGATGCTTCAATTACTGTATTACATCCTCGCTAA